The following proteins come from a genomic window of Neofelis nebulosa isolate mNeoNeb1 chromosome 5, mNeoNeb1.pri, whole genome shotgun sequence:
- the POLR2H gene encoding DNA-directed RNA polymerases I, II, and III subunit RPABC3 isoform X2, translated as MAGILFEDIFDVKDIDPEGKKFDRVSRLHCESESFKMDLILDVNIQIYPVDLGDKFRLVIASTLYEDGTLDDGEYNPTDDRPSSSAYVSYGGLLMRLQGDANNLHGFEVDSRVYLLMKKLAF; from the exons ATGGCGGGCATCCTGTTTGAGGATATTTTTGATGTGAAAGACATTGACCCGGAGGGCAAGAAGTTTGACCGAG TGTCTCGACTACATTGTGAGAGTGAATCTTTCAAGATGGACCTAATCTTAGATGTAAACATCCAGATTTACCCTGTAGACTTGG GTGACAAGTTCCGGTTGGTCATAGCCAGTACCTTATATGAAGATGGTACCCTGGATGATGGTGAATACAACCCCACAGATGATAGGCCTTCCAG CTCTGCCTACGTGTCGTATGGGGGCCTGCTCATGAGGCTGCAGGGTGATGCCAACAACCTGCACGGATTTGAAGTGGACTCCAGAGTTTATCTGCTAATGAAGAAACTGGCCTTCTGA
- the POLR2H gene encoding DNA-directed RNA polymerases I, II, and III subunit RPABC3 isoform X1 translates to MAGILFEDIFDVKDIDPEGKKFDRVSRLHCESESFKMDLILDVNIQIYPVDLGDKFRLVIASTLYEDGTLDDGEYNPTDDRPSRADQFEYVMYGKVYRIEGDETSTEAATRLSAYVSYGGLLMRLQGDANNLHGFEVDSRVYLLMKKLAF, encoded by the exons ATGGCGGGCATCCTGTTTGAGGATATTTTTGATGTGAAAGACATTGACCCGGAGGGCAAGAAGTTTGACCGAG TGTCTCGACTACATTGTGAGAGTGAATCTTTCAAGATGGACCTAATCTTAGATGTAAACATCCAGATTTACCCTGTAGACTTGG GTGACAAGTTCCGGTTGGTCATAGCCAGTACCTTATATGAAGATGGTACCCTGGATGATGGTGAATACAACCCCACAGATGATAGGCCTTCCAG GGCTGACCAATTTGAGTATGTAATGTATGGGAAAGTATACAGGATTGAGGGAGACGAAACTTCTACTGAGGCAGCAACGCGTCT CTCTGCCTACGTGTCGTATGGGGGCCTGCTCATGAGGCTGCAGGGTGATGCCAACAACCTGCACGGATTTGAAGTGGACTCCAGAGTTTATCTGCTAATGAAGAAACTGGCCTTCTGA